One window of Kiloniellales bacterium genomic DNA carries:
- a CDS encoding helix-turn-helix transcriptional regulator, with amino-acid sequence MLKLNARTLQRRLSHASTSYSRIVDELRFEKACCLLEGGDRSIAEIARALGYSDPAHFTRAFRRWAGMTPREYRQRGKSARGVKRRRRLS; translated from the coding sequence GTGCTGAAGCTGAACGCGCGCACCCTGCAACGCCGCCTTTCCCACGCGAGTACCAGCTACAGTCGAATCGTCGACGAACTGCGCTTCGAAAAGGCCTGCTGCCTGCTCGAAGGCGGAGACCGGAGCATCGCAGAGATCGCTCGGGCCTTGGGCTACTCCGATCCCGCCCACTTCACCCGCGCCTTCAGGCGCTGGGCCGGAATGACGCCCCGCGAGTATCGCCAGCGCGGCAAATCCGCGCGCGGCGTCAAGCGCCGGCGGCGCTTGTCCTGA